The following are from one region of the Periophthalmus magnuspinnatus isolate fPerMag1 chromosome 5, fPerMag1.2.pri, whole genome shotgun sequence genome:
- the stat2 gene encoding signal transducer and activator of transcription 2, protein MTQWENLMAPVYSLQLHELYDRDDLPMDVRHYLSVWIEKQDWQRAAGDYGLAILLFQQLLENIDIQHSRFGLQEEFFLMQHNFRRYKNNFQKYQEEPCILARKISWFLEKEKEILLSAELNEKVQQLCVEQQTMETDSQQELERRMAGFKNEVQCMEHTIVCLEEQQDEFDFKYQTHQMEAVKDENEKRKQWNILQSLVNQLNSCRKRTLVDLLKILDKAEDLIETLVKKELVDWQRRQQKSCIGAPDNVSLDLLEKWFSCVAACLFQVREFLSKLDELSGKVSYENDPLKMDKPRIQERADTLLKNLLLSSFVVETQPSMPQGKGPLVLRTNVQFSVKARLLVKFSELNHLMKVDVSMDSEAPQIKGYRRFNVLGTKSKALNMTESQNGGMVADFRHLTLKEQKCGGGGKGASEISLSVTEELHIINFDTAFDFKGMSLKLQASSLPMVIISNSSQQQSAWASVLWFNMLSLYPKDIRFFTAPPSAPWPQFAEMLSWQFLSATKLGLNEAQLEMIAFRLFGKQQSYNDLTVSWAKFSKENTPFTFWVWFDGILMMVKQYLVELWRDGLIMGFVTKAKEKSLLKKKQRGTFLLRFSESVIGGITFSWVETTLTGEPEIKTVRPFTKNDLEQIPFHEIIRNFQLMETDNVPENPLLYLYPNTPKDEAFGKYYSDKSGENSPYIKYIKTKLMFVTTENSLEAQSSSAVTQGPELQPISALCGVEQSTIETGDLTLEAFLADPLLSPPGGSNNAEDFMISSYDPNLLNCDLVSSELNLPDLHTLPTQFCGIFQSF, encoded by the exons ATGACTCAATGGGAGAACCTCATGGCTCCGGTTTACTCGCTGCAATTGCATGAACTTTATGACAGAGATGATTTGCCTATGGACGTGCGGCATTACTTATCTGTTTGGATAGAGAAGCAAGATTG GCAAAGAGCTGCTGGAGACTATGGGTTGGCCATTTTGCTATTCCAACAACTTTTGGAAAATATTGATATCCAACACAGCCGTTTTGGTCTGCAAGAGGAATTCTTTCTCATGCAACATAATTTTAGACGATATAAGAACAACTTTCAG AAGTATCAAGAAGAACCATGCATACTGGCCAGAAAGATATCGTGGTTTTTGGAAAAAGAAAAGGAGATATTGCTCAGTGCTGAGTTGAATGAAAAG GTCCAGCAGTTATGTGTAGAGCAACAGACAATGGAGACGGACAGTCAACAGGAACTTGAACGTAGGATGGCCGGATTCAAGAATGAAGTGCAG TGCATGGAGCATACTATTGTTTGTCTGGAAGAGCAGCAAGatgagtttgattttaaatatCAGACCCACCAAATGGAGG CGGTGAAAGACGAAAATGAAAAACGGAAACAATGGAATATCCTCCAGTCTCTTGTGAATCAGTTAAACAGTTGTAGAAAG AGGACGCTGGTCGATTTACTGAAGATCCTGGACAAAGCTGAAGACTTGATCGAGACtctggtgaagaaggagctggtGGACTGGCAGCGCAGGCAGCAGAAATCCTGCATCGGAGCTCCGGATAATGTCAGTCTGGACCTACTCGAGAAATG GTTCAGCTGTGTGGCGGCTTGTCTCTTTCAAGTGAGAGAGTTTCTGAGTAAACTGGACGAACTGTCGGGGAAAGTGTCTTATGAAAATGACCCGCTGAAGATGGATAAACCAAGAATACAGGAACGAGCCGACACACTGCTGAAAAATCTACTGCTCAG TTCTTTTGTGGTGGAGACTCAGCCGTCAATGCCACAGGGGAAAGGCCCGCTGGTGCTTCGGACCAATGTGCAGTTCTCAGTCAAAGCCAG GCTGCTTGTGAAGTTTTCTGAATTGAACCATCTGATGAAAGTGGATGTGTCCATGGACAG CGAGGCTCCTCAAATCAAAGG ataCCGACGTTTTAATGTTTTAGGGACCAAAAGTAAAGCTCTGAACATGACTGAGAGCCAGAATGGAGGCATGGTGGCAGACTTCAGACACCTG ACTCTGAAGGAGCAGAAATGTGGAGGTGGGGGAAAAGGAGCCAGTGAA ATCTCTCTGAGCGTCACAGAAGAACTGCACATTATCAACTTTGACACAGCGTTTGATTTTAAAGGGATGTCACTGAAACTGCAG GCATCATCTCTCCCCATGGTGATCATCTCTAACTCCAGTCAGCAGCAGAGTGCTTGGGCCTCTGTTCTGTGGTTCAACATGCTCAGCCTCTACCCCAAA gaCATCCGATTCTTCACTGCGCCCCCCTCGGCTCCGTGGCCCCAGTTTGCAGAGATGTTAAGTTGGCAGTTTCTCTCTGcaactaaacttggactgaaCGAGGCGCAATTAGAAATGATCGCGTTTAGACTTTTTG GAAAGCAACAAAGCTATAACGACTTGACAGTGTCTTGGGCGAAATTTAGCAAG GAAAATACCCCTTTTACATTCTGGGTGTGGTTTGATGGCATTTTGATGATGGTGAAACAGTATCTGGTAGAGCTGTGGAGAGATGG tCTGATCATGGGCTTTGTAACTAAAGCAAAAGAGAAATCACttttgaagaaaaaacagagaGGGACTTTTTTACTTCGCTTCAGTGAAAGTGTGATCGGAGGAATCACATTCTCCTGGGTGGAAACCACTCTCACTG GTGAGCCTGAGATTAAGACAGTTCGACCTTTCACCAAAAACGACCTGGAGCAGATTCCTTTTCATGAAATCATCAGAAACTTCCAGCTGATGGAGACGGACAACGTGCCGGAAAACCCTCTGCTCTACCTGTATCCGAACACACCCAAAGACGAGGCGTTTGGGAAGTACTACAGCGACAAGTCCGGAG AAAACAGCCCCTACATCAAGTACATCAAAACCAAGCTCATGTTTGTCACGACTGA GAACTCTCTGGAGGCTCAGTCTTCCTCTGCAGTGACTCAGGGCCCagagctgcagccaatcagtgcTCTGTGCGGAGTCG
- the apof gene encoding uncharacterized protein apof, producing MASKLKWLIFVHLLLIDQAVTRAAPPQPLANKRQNPKNHIEEEVSINHQLNHLILGPQLPFQSANNRKQDRSQSALRLIAQLKAKLQEQTQYLNIQGKVTCEELVEASTVDDSLSYELPQELLGLSLVPVLVVANCQKDAQILVEKLYNLLGMSDTDQLLLDLERLMERKISKMVASPAKRNKIEQNIDVVMFNIKQLAQDEDTGERCEDWAKLNGTMLIGSTVEGPNSSLEEAVQQCEHMGVLCAGVAHSKNQPGSYQAVLKKGSRILPSDSESWILQCRDLGSRVKRSPRKTCVNRSEQRVYKVMEWIPAVSTLYNLGTAVYYASVNCSETAKERAILSAVDLGTDALMVVTGGTAGVAGYALGAGVKTGVKAGVRYMMNMKEEDDVLVNQFSWEDDSVVFQP from the coding sequence ATGGCGTCCAAACTTAAATGGCTCATTTTTGTCCATCTGTTATTAATTGACCAGGCTGTGACTCGAGCCGCACCTCCTCAGCCGCTTGCAAACAAGCGACAAAATCCCAAAAATCACATTGAGGAAGAAGTGAGCATCAACCACCAGCTAAACCATCTTATTTTGGGACCACAACTACCATTCCAATCTGCAAACAACCGAAAACAGGATAGAAGTCAGTCTGCCCTTCGTCTGATAGCACAACTCAAGGCAAAACTCCAAGAACAAACTCAATACCtcaacattcaaggcaaagttaCCTGCGAGGAGCTAGTAGAGGCTAGCACTGTGGACGATTCACTTTCCTATGAGTTACCACAAGAGCTGCTAGGGTTAAGTCTGGTGCCAGTTTTGGTGGTGGCAAACTGTCAAAAAGATGCACAGATTTTGGTGGAGAAGTTATACAACCTGCTTGGTATGTCCGATACAGATCAGTTACTCCTTGACCTTGAACGCTTGATGGAAAGAAAGATATCCAAGATGGTGGCTTCCCCTGCGAAGAGAAACAAAATTGAACAAAACATAGACGTTGTCATGTTTAATATTAAGCAACTAGCACAAGACGAGGATACTGGGGAGAGATGTGAAGACTGGGCAAAGTTGAACGGCACTATGTTGATCGGGTCAACCGTAGAAGGCCCCAACAGCAGTCTGGAAGAGGCAGTGCAACAATGCGAACACATGGGGGTGCTGTGTGCGGGGGTAGCACACAGTAAGAACCAACCTGGCAGTTATCAAGCTGTACTGAAAAAAGGTAGCCGAATTTTACCATCTGATTCCGAATCGTGGATACTTCAATGTCGGGATTTGGGAAGTCGGGTGAAACGAAGTCCTCGGAAAACCTGCGTCAATAGAAGTGAACAGCGAGTTTATAAAGTAATGGAATGGATCCCCGCTGTTAGCACTTTGTATAATTTGGGCACGGCTGTGTACTATGCTTCAGTCAATTGCTCGGAAACTGCGAAAGAGAGAGCGATTTTGTCAGCTGTAGATTTGGGTACGGATGCGTTGATGGTGGTCACGGGGGGTACGGCTGGGGTAGCGGGGTATGCGCTCGGGGCAGGGGTGAAAACGGGAGTCAAAGCAGGGGTAAGGTACATGATGAATATGAAAGAGGAGGATGATGTTTTGGTAAATCAGTTCAGCTGGGAGGATGATTCTGTGGTGTTTCAGCCGTAA